The sequence below is a genomic window from Polaribacter vadi.
GATTTATATAAAAAATGATTTTAATTTTTAATCCTTCTTTTTTTGCCAAGTTTATCATGCTTTTCGTGCCTTTGCTTTTACCATCCCAAAAAACAATTAATGCATCTGCATATCGTGCCATTTCTTTGTTCCTTTTTGGACCTGCAGCTTTTCCAAATTTATTCCATTCAGCTGGAAATTTTATTAAGTTAAAACCTTTTTCTTTTGCATATTGAATTCCTAATCTATCAGCACCTTTGTAATGACCTCCAGATACAATTTCAATATTTTTATGCCCCTGGAGAAATTGGCTGCATTCGGTTTTTAGTTTTTGGTAATCGGTGAAGTTTCTACTTCCGGCTATTATGAGCTTCATATATTGGGTGTTAGTTTTTGGTTTTAAAAGAGATCCTGAAACAAGTTCAGGATGACTTCGTCATTTAAGATCTGAGTAAAGCAATTTTGAGTTTTGAAATGGTGGACAATTGTTGTTTTAAGTTTTCTTCAAAAGCCGTTATTTTTTTGAGTTTTTCAACTTTCATTTCCCATTGCTTTACTTCGTAATTTTGGAGAGCTGTATTGATTACTTTTTTAGCATCTGAAATACCTATAAATGGAATGACAGAACCTTTTAGGTAATAGGTAAAGAATTGTCCTATTTTTAAGGATAGGCACAGATAATACAGGGATTCTCTTTTTGCTTTTGTGGGTGCAATAATTACAAAACAATTAGGACAAGGCTTTTCTAGCGGTTTGCCAGAGTTTAATCCTTTGTTTAAAATAAAAAAATGAGGGTTTGTGTACTTTCGACCTGGTTGGTGCGTCTTGATTTTAAAAGCTTGCATAATCGTCTTATTTTAAGTTAAGATTCTTTTGCTGTATTTCGTTTTTGCCTATAAAATTTTGAAAATGAAGACAACAAAAAAGAAAGCTTTTTTTAATTGGTGAGGCTAGACTATCAAGGTTTTTGTAAAAAAATACTACTGGCTTAATTTGCTATTAATACTAATAGATTAAAAATTTTATTGGACCCTATGTAGTGTTGAAACAACTGCAAAATAGAAGTGGAGATTTTTTTCAAAACCCGGAGGGCTTGACCTTTAGAGGCTAAAAGCGCAGGCTGAAGGGAGCCAATTGTTTTGCTGTCTTTTT
It includes:
- a CDS encoding DUF2493 domain-containing protein, which encodes MKLIIAGSRNFTDYQKLKTECSQFLQGHKNIEIVSGGHYKGADRLGIQYAKEKGFNLIKFPAEWNKFGKAAGPKRNKEMARYADALIVFWDGKSKGTKSMINLAKKEGLKIKIIFYINQS
- a CDS encoding DUF6943 family protein produces the protein MQAFKIKTHQPGRKYTNPHFFILNKGLNSGKPLEKPCPNCFVIIAPTKAKRESLYYLCLSLKIGQFFTYYLKGSVIPFIGISDAKKVINTALQNYEVKQWEMKVEKLKKITAFEENLKQQLSTISKLKIALLRS